In a single window of the Zea mays cultivar B73 chromosome 5, Zm-B73-REFERENCE-NAM-5.0, whole genome shotgun sequence genome:
- the LOC103628156 gene encoding LOW QUALITY PROTEIN: uncharacterized protein (The sequence of the model RefSeq protein was modified relative to this genomic sequence to represent the inferred CDS: deleted 1 base in 1 codon) translates to MYNCVQSERNWSVQLLAQTARRTLLTSLGGEKGSAWKSSQPTHRQPDKRTARLFSTPPPPDQRATASPPRRRQPTAPPPARPPRSPLSTSPPRLSLYSRRATRSITAPGWGTPPPLRPRPPNPLSDSPSPTSSSRLRSVICCAYNPSPTKPADTLSFNLCSLSFFQVTFFAKDIEFSEWKGDILAITVTEKDLSKDAYSKFENAVLKKLDGQLGGLLSEAGVEEDFTGKTGQSVVLRLAGQGFKRVGLIGLGQSASSTAAASRGLRESVASVAKAAQASSAAIVLASPSGIQEEFKLAACRAAVASGTVLGLYEDSRYKSESKKVHLKHVDIIGVGSGAKVDQKLKYANDLSSGVIFGRELVNSPANVLTPAVLAEEASKIASTFSDVFTATVLDVEKCKELKMGSYLGVAAASANPPHFIHLCYKPTDGNVKRKLAIVGKGLTFDSGGYNIKTGPGYSIELMKFDMGGSTAVFGAAKALGQIKPPGVEVHFIIAACENMISGTGMRTGDIVTASNGKTIEGSSGQYVCATLPYIRANIPIIIVFRALGFVADKGILEHICYDFSDTQMMELLRPSLEEAFVIQNQQVALDYIGKHGATVGVTREKRIKYAKEILQKEMLRVGELCETKKTYYFGYIIHRLLMCALSRRAEDDRDHYGNKRLDLAGPLLGGLFRMLFRKLTRDVRSYMQKCVDNGKEVNFQFAIKAKTVTSGLKYSLATGNRGQANQAGTRAGVSQSNEKLQGLREELNAIVPYLEEMRKKKVERWDQFVDVIEQIKKVASEIRPADFVPFRIPVDQSDLSLRKLEELTKELQSLQKEKSDRLKQVMEHLNTLHSLCEVLGVDFKQTVNEVLMWWSYEQQSDVLIESDGANV, encoded by the exons CTCTCAGCCCACCCACCGCCAGCCCGATAAGCGCACCGCGCGCCTGTTCagcacgccgccgccgccagatCAGCGCGCCACCGCCAGCCCACCGCGCCGCCGCCAGCCCACCGCGCCGCCGCCAGCCCGCCCACCGCGCTCTCCTCTGTCGACATCACCACCTCGACTCTCGTTGTATAGCAGGAGGGCCACCCGCTCGATCACCGCACCTGGATGGGGCACACCGCCGCCGCTGCGGCCGCGGCCGCCGAACCCGCTCTCGGACTCACCAAGCCCAACGTCGTCGAGCCGCCTTAGGTCTGTCATCTGT TGTGCCTACAACCCGTCTCCAACAAAACCTGCTGATACTCTC AGCTTCAACCTGTGCTCTCTGTCGTTCTTCCAGGTCACCTTTTTTGCGAAAGACATCGAATTCTCCGAGTGGAAGGGCGATATTCTCGCTATCACCGTCACGGAGAAGGATCTGTCCAAAGACGCTTACTCCAaatttgagaatgccgtcttgaaGAAGCTGGACGGCCAGCTCGGTGGCCTCTTGTCGGAGGCTGGGGTGGAGGAAGATTTCACTGGGAAGACGGGGCAGTCGGTGGTCCTCCGCCTCGCGGGGCAGGGCTTCAAGAGGGTGGGCCTGATCGGTCTTGGTCAGAGCGCCTCGTCCACCGCCGCCGCTAGCCGAGGCCTCCGTGAGTCTGTCGCGTCGGTTGCCAAGGCCGCTCAAGCTAGCAGCGCTGCAATCGTTCTTGCCTCCCCCAGTGGGATCCAGGAAGAGTTCAAGCTAGCAGCG TGCAGAGCAGCAGTTGCTTCTG GAACCGTGCTGGGGTTGTATGAGGACAGCAGATACAAGTCTGAATCAAAAAAGGTGCACCTGAAACATGTTGATATTATTGGAGTGGGTTCTGGTGCGAAGGTGGATCAGAAACTTAAGTATGCTAATGATCTTTCGTCGGGTGTGATATTCGGAAGAGAGCTTGTGAACTCGCCTGCAAATGTCCTTACCCCTG CTGTGCTTGCGGAGGAGGCGTCAAAGATCGCTTCTACTTTCAGTGATGTGTTCACTGCCACAGTACTGGATGTAGAGAAATGCAAAGAACTAAAGATGGGTTCCTACTTGGGagttgctgcagcttctgctaaccCTCCTCACTTCATCCATTTGTGCTACAAACCCACTGATGGGAACGTCAAGAGAAAGCTGGCTATTGTTGGGAAGGGTTTAACTTTTGACAG TGGTGGCTACAACATTAAGACCGGGCCAGGCTACAGCATCGAGCTGATGAAATTTGACATGGGAGGCTCTACAGCTGTATTTGGTGCAGCTAAAGCTTTGGGACAAATAAAGCCTCCTGGAGTAGAG GTTCACTTTATAATCGCTGCCTGTGAAAATATGATCAGTGGCACAGGCATGAGAACTGGTGACATTGTAACTGCTTCCAATGGGAAGACAATTGAG GGATCATCTGGTCAATATGTCTGTGCTACTCTACCTTATATTCGTGCGAACATTCCCATTATCATTGTATTTCGAGCATTAGGATTTGTTGCTGACAAGGGTATACTGGAGCATATATGTTATGACTTTTCTGATACACAAATGATGGAATTGCTACGCCCATCCCTGGAGGAAGCTTTTGTCATTCAAAATCAACAG GTTGCTCTAGACTACATTGGAAAACATGGCGCAACAGTTGGTGTCACTCGAGAAAAGAGAATTAA ATATGCAAAAGAAATACTTCAAAAGGAAATGTTACGTGTTGGGGAATTATGTGAAACTAAGAAGACATACTATTTTGG GTATATTATTCACCGCCTACTGATGTGTGCTCTTAGTCGAAGAGCTGAGGATGACCGAGATCATTATGGAAACAAAAGACTAGATCTTGCTGGTCCACTGCTTGGAGGGCTGTTTAGAATG CTTTTCAGGAAGTTAACAAGGGATGTGAGATCTTACATGCAAAAG TGTGTAGATAATGGAAAGGAAGTTAATTTTCAATTTGCTATCAAAGCAAAAACTGTTACCAGTGGCTTGAAGTACTCACTTGCTACTGGAAACCGAGGACAGGCTAACCAAGCTGGAACCAGAGCAGGGGTTTCTCAG TCAAATGAGAAGTTACAAGGTTTAAGGGAAGAATTGAATGCGATTGTCCCATACTTGGAGgagatgagaaagaagaaagttgAAAGATGGGACCAATTTGTTGATGTCATAGAGCAAATTAAGAAGGTTGCATCTGAAATCAGGCCTGCAGATTTTGTACCCTTTAGAATTCCTGTGGATCAGTCTGATCTGTCTTTAAGAAAGTTGGAGGAGCTAACGAAAGAGCTGCAATCCCTTCAGAAGGAGAAG AGTGATCGGCTGAAGCAAGTCATGGAACATCTTAACACTTTGCATTCGTTATGCGAGGTGCTTGGTGTAGACTTCAAACAAACAGTAAATGAGGTGCTAAtgtggtggagctacgaacaacaatctgatgtcctgatcgagagcgacggagctaatgtttga